In one Sphingobacterium daejeonense genomic region, the following are encoded:
- a CDS encoding type II toxin-antitoxin system HigB family toxin has protein sequence MRVIAKKILREFWENHSDCEQQLKSWYHEANKGTWKNLNELKVEYPSASILDDNRVCFNIKGNNYRLIVKINFNYQMMWIRFIGTHAEYDKIDGDKI, from the coding sequence TTGAGAGTTATAGCAAAAAAAATATTGCGAGAGTTTTGGGAAAACCACTCAGATTGCGAACAGCAGTTGAAATCGTGGTATCATGAAGCTAACAAAGGAACTTGGAAAAACTTAAATGAATTAAAAGTTGAATATCCAAGTGCAAGTATTTTAGATGACAACAGAGTTTGTTTTAACATAAAAGGTAATAATTATCGATTAATTGTGAAGATTAATTTTAATTATCAAATGATGTGGATTCGGTTTATTGGAACTCATGCCGAATATGACAAAATAGACGGAGACAAAATTTAG
- a CDS encoding helix-turn-helix domain-containing protein: MKLKPIKTEKDYFQALDRLELIFDAKPGTKEGDELEILGILLEKYEDEHFLIELPDPIEAIKFRMEQLNYSQNDLAEVIGLKSRASEILNKKRKLTLDMIRKLSEKLHIPSEVLIQTY; encoded by the coding sequence ATGAAATTAAAACCAATAAAAACAGAAAAAGATTATTTTCAAGCTTTAGATAGACTTGAATTAATTTTTGATGCAAAACCCGGAACAAAAGAAGGTGATGAATTGGAAATTTTAGGAATTTTATTAGAAAAGTATGAAGATGAACACTTCCTTATCGAACTTCCAGATCCAATCGAAGCTATAAAATTTAGAATGGAACAACTCAACTATTCCCAAAATGATTTAGCGGAAGTAATTGGCTTGAAAAGTAGAGCAAGTGAAATTTTAAATAAAAAGCGAAAATTAACTTTGGATATGATCCGTAAATTATCTGAAAAATTACACATTCCATCAGAAGTATTAATCCAAACATATTAA
- a CDS encoding sterol desaturase family protein has product MAKKLYVSNSTESSRMFKNDFLESLTKVHWSVPIIFWIPVKIYFIWRALVPGELSVGTVVMYYFFGLAFWTLAEYILHRWVFHYEPSSKFGKRVHFIFHGVHHDFPKDRLRLVMPLSASIPMAAIIYFIFSLFFSPYTLAAFFSGFLLGYLIYDECHYAMHHANFKSGLFKKIKDHHMLHHYSEPDRGFGVSSAIWDMIFDSGFTKKKGAAVNKNVEKGVKSENTIKEEQLN; this is encoded by the coding sequence ATGGCAAAGAAGTTATACGTTTCGAATTCAACTGAATCTTCAAGGATGTTTAAGAATGATTTTTTAGAATCATTGACTAAGGTGCATTGGTCTGTGCCGATTATCTTTTGGATTCCGGTAAAGATTTATTTTATTTGGCGAGCCTTGGTCCCAGGAGAGCTTTCAGTAGGAACTGTAGTTATGTATTATTTCTTTGGACTTGCTTTCTGGACACTGGCTGAATACATTCTCCATCGATGGGTATTCCATTATGAACCATCTTCAAAGTTTGGGAAGCGTGTTCACTTTATTTTTCATGGCGTCCATCATGATTTCCCGAAGGATAGATTACGATTAGTGATGCCTCTGTCAGCAAGTATTCCTATGGCAGCTATTATCTATTTTATTTTTAGTTTATTCTTTTCACCGTATACCTTGGCTGCGTTTTTTTCAGGTTTTCTGTTAGGATATTTGATTTATGATGAGTGCCATTATGCCATGCATCATGCTAACTTCAAATCGGGTCTTTTCAAGAAGATCAAGGACCACCATATGTTGCACCATTATTCAGAACCTGATAGAGGCTTTGGAGTCAGCTCAGCGATCTGGGACATGATATTCGACTCTGGATTTACCAAGAAAAAAGGTGCTGCTGTGAATAAAAATGTAGAAAAGGGCGTTAAATCTGAAAACACGATCAAAGAGGAACAATTAAATTAA
- a CDS encoding 3-oxoacyl-ACP synthase III family protein: MFQSKIAGLGYYVPKNVYTNNDLTRFMETSDEWIQERTGIKERRYANRIGETTTSMAVEASKIAIERANTTAQEIDFVIFATLSPDYYFPGCGVLLQREMGMKEVGALDVRNQCSGFIYALSIADQFIKTGMYKNILVVGSEKHSFALDFSTRGRAVSVIFGDGAGAVVLQPTNEEGKGILSTHLHSDGSEAEKLAMYFPGASAGYYLGENMPKWPDVELGEMLMTKEMLDDGSAFPYMDGQAVFKKAVVKFPEVIGEALNKNNLKTTDIDMLIPHQANLRISQFVQKTLGLIDDKVFNNIQKYGNTTAASVPIALCEAWEEGKIKDGDLVCLAAFGAGFTWGSALIRW; this comes from the coding sequence ATGTTTCAATCAAAAATTGCGGGTTTGGGCTATTATGTCCCCAAGAACGTATATACCAATAATGACCTGACTCGTTTTATGGAGACGAGTGATGAATGGATCCAAGAACGAACAGGAATAAAAGAACGCAGATACGCCAATAGAATCGGAGAAACAACGACTAGCATGGCAGTGGAAGCTTCGAAAATAGCAATCGAAAGAGCAAATACAACAGCTCAAGAAATTGATTTTGTCATCTTTGCAACCCTATCTCCAGACTATTACTTCCCTGGCTGTGGGGTATTGCTGCAACGCGAAATGGGCATGAAAGAAGTCGGTGCATTGGATGTCAGAAATCAATGCTCGGGATTTATTTATGCCTTGTCAATCGCAGACCAATTCATCAAAACTGGAATGTATAAAAACATCTTGGTGGTAGGTTCGGAGAAGCATTCATTTGCGTTGGATTTTTCAACACGTGGTCGCGCTGTTTCTGTTATCTTTGGTGATGGTGCCGGTGCTGTAGTCCTTCAACCAACAAACGAGGAAGGTAAAGGAATCTTGAGTACGCACCTACATTCTGATGGCTCAGAAGCTGAAAAGCTGGCCATGTACTTCCCTGGAGCATCAGCAGGCTATTACCTAGGCGAAAATATGCCCAAATGGCCAGATGTCGAATTAGGAGAGATGCTGATGACCAAAGAAATGTTGGACGATGGTTCTGCATTCCCATACATGGATGGTCAGGCAGTATTCAAAAAAGCTGTGGTAAAATTCCCAGAAGTAATAGGTGAAGCCCTCAATAAAAACAACCTTAAAACTACAGATATTGATATGTTAATTCCACATCAGGCAAACCTGAGAATTTCACAGTTTGTACAGAAAACATTGGGATTAATTGATGATAAAGTTTTTAATAACATCCAAAAATACGGCAATACAACAGCCGCATCAGTTCCAATCGCCCTTTGTGAAGCTTGGGAAGAAGGAAAAATAAAAGATGGTGACCTGGTATGTCTTGCTGCTTTTGGCGCTGGATTTACTTGGGGATCAGCACTGATACGTTGGTAA
- a CDS encoding ATP-dependent Clp protease adaptor ClpS encodes MSVEVEQETFTLEEILAVAKESNKLILWNDDFNTFDHVIECLIEYLQYTEMEASRIAWTVHTKGKCIILEGSLTEVEVYRKILKAEGLTVSVE; translated from the coding sequence ATGAGCGTTGAAGTTGAACAAGAAACATTTACCCTGGAAGAAATCCTTGCTGTTGCCAAGGAATCTAACAAGTTGATTTTGTGGAATGATGATTTCAATACTTTCGATCATGTCATCGAATGCTTGATCGAATACCTTCAGTATACCGAAATGGAAGCCTCCAGAATCGCTTGGACGGTACATACCAAAGGAAAATGCATAATCCTCGAGGGGTCTCTGACCGAAGTTGAGGTTTACCGCAAAATCCTCAAAGCCGAAGGATTAACTGTCTCCGTAGAGTAA
- a CDS encoding outer membrane beta-barrel family protein: MLLKKALSCLILLFPLILFAQKVNIKGRILEQDSVSPAIGASVSLLSTVNNAYIRGQQTGNNGVFDIQEVDPGTYNLQVTYIGFKTYTRNNFVVAPGKDIDLGTIPLAEEGELISEVVVQGKLPDLQIGIDKKTFDVSQSMVSVGGSAQDLLGNVPTLQVESDGSISLRGSSSVRFLVDGKESAMAGSDINAFLQSLPADAISKVEIITNPSSKYDAEGQSGIINIILKKNARLGLNGSVNASGGSYENANAGITLNYRDGKMNYFGNYNFSRRNSLGDGFSDNVDYINGVITDLSPRTLSNEESKRLGYNNTIRLGADYYMNEKTSLSLTTNLSLRDNERGNDINYSYWNVPGLGSSSFRNSLQHEDDLGIDAQLDFKRTLKREGEEISANVSFGYDTEDGVNDFHQTFANGNADLKRVNNTSESGKNWNMQLDYVLPLGENHKFEAGYRSILRYSDESQYSEELDSLTQQFLPDYRITNDFDMASTVHALYANYQRQLTKKLGVQLGLRAEQANLNTNIYSHDLENPSIIKNDKGELDYFRLYPSVFLSYSVGEGQGDKVQLSYSRRVQRPRGWQVNPFIDVSDVQNYRQGNPNLLPEDIHATELSFSKFYEKWNFISSVFYRRVNDQTQPVIYDEDLISDIVGDRTNVTYMKWENASDLDAMGFELITKVNLTNWWDVTGNANLSHITFHPKDGLGLVGRESFNWNANLTTNVKFTPTFSAQVRGDYRSGMKTMQGEMNPMKGVDVALKKDLFKNKASLMLNVRDAFNTRKFSMHNYLPNRETQFSHRWMRRMITLSFTYRFGLQNFGRKDNEQNGQDMEDMGGQQF; encoded by the coding sequence ATGCTACTTAAGAAAGCCCTAAGCTGTTTAATTTTATTATTCCCACTAATTTTATTTGCACAGAAAGTCAACATCAAAGGCCGTATTTTGGAACAAGACAGTGTATCACCAGCCATTGGAGCTAGTGTCAGTCTTTTGTCCACTGTAAACAACGCCTATATCCGCGGTCAACAAACCGGAAACAATGGTGTTTTTGATATCCAAGAAGTTGACCCCGGTACCTATAACCTACAGGTTACCTACATAGGTTTCAAAACCTATACCCGCAATAATTTTGTTGTCGCTCCTGGTAAGGATATTGACCTTGGTACTATTCCCCTCGCCGAAGAGGGCGAATTGATTTCTGAAGTCGTGGTTCAAGGGAAATTACCCGACCTGCAGATCGGCATTGACAAGAAAACATTCGATGTATCTCAAAGCATGGTCAGTGTCGGAGGATCAGCTCAGGATCTTTTGGGAAATGTTCCGACTTTACAAGTAGAATCAGATGGAAGTATCAGTCTTCGTGGTTCAAGTAGTGTAAGATTTTTGGTAGATGGTAAAGAATCCGCTATGGCAGGGTCTGACATCAATGCATTCCTACAATCACTTCCTGCAGACGCAATTTCTAAAGTTGAAATTATCACTAATCCTTCCTCAAAATATGATGCTGAAGGACAATCAGGAATTATTAATATTATCCTTAAGAAAAATGCTCGTTTAGGTCTTAATGGATCAGTAAATGCATCGGGTGGATCATATGAAAATGCAAACGCAGGGATAACCCTTAATTACCGAGATGGGAAGATGAACTATTTCGGAAACTATAATTTTAGTAGAAGAAATAGTTTGGGCGATGGGTTTTCTGACAATGTAGATTATATCAATGGTGTGATTACTGACTTAAGTCCAAGGACCCTTAGTAATGAAGAGAGCAAAAGATTGGGTTATAACAATACCATCCGTCTAGGTGCTGATTACTACATGAATGAAAAGACCTCATTAAGCCTCACAACAAATTTGAGTTTAAGGGACAATGAGCGCGGTAATGATATTAATTATAGCTACTGGAATGTACCAGGGCTAGGTTCTAGCAGTTTCCGTAATTCCTTACAACATGAAGATGATTTAGGGATTGATGCACAGTTGGATTTCAAGAGGACATTAAAGCGTGAAGGTGAAGAAATCTCAGCCAATGTATCATTTGGTTATGATACTGAGGATGGCGTTAATGATTTTCATCAAACCTTTGCAAATGGAAATGCAGATCTTAAACGTGTGAACAACACTTCCGAATCAGGGAAAAATTGGAACATGCAATTGGATTATGTATTGCCATTAGGGGAGAACCATAAATTTGAAGCTGGATACCGTAGTATCTTAAGATATTCTGATGAAAGCCAATATTCAGAAGAATTGGATTCGTTGACTCAGCAATTTTTGCCTGACTATAGAATTACCAATGATTTTGATATGGCAAGTACAGTTCATGCCCTATATGCAAATTATCAAAGACAATTAACAAAGAAATTAGGAGTTCAGTTGGGTTTAAGGGCTGAACAAGCAAACTTGAATACCAATATTTATTCCCATGATTTAGAAAACCCTTCCATTATTAAGAATGATAAAGGAGAGCTGGATTACTTTAGATTGTACCCGAGTGTGTTCTTGAGTTATTCAGTAGGGGAAGGTCAAGGTGACAAGGTTCAATTGAGCTACTCACGCAGGGTACAACGCCCTAGAGGTTGGCAGGTAAATCCGTTCATTGATGTTTCCGATGTTCAAAACTACCGCCAAGGTAATCCCAACTTGTTGCCGGAAGATATTCACGCAACAGAGTTGAGCTTCTCGAAATTCTACGAAAAATGGAACTTTATATCATCGGTATTTTATCGTCGCGTAAATGACCAAACCCAACCCGTGATTTATGATGAGGATCTAATTTCTGATATCGTAGGTGACAGAACCAACGTTACTTATATGAAATGGGAAAATGCTTCTGACCTAGATGCGATGGGTTTCGAATTGATTACAAAAGTGAATCTTACCAATTGGTGGGATGTTACAGGTAATGCCAATTTATCTCATATTACTTTTCATCCGAAAGATGGCTTGGGATTAGTAGGTCGTGAATCTTTTAACTGGAATGCTAACCTGACCACCAACGTTAAATTTACACCTACATTTTCTGCTCAGGTAAGGGGAGATTATCGGAGTGGAATGAAAACCATGCAAGGGGAAATGAATCCAATGAAAGGTGTGGATGTAGCGCTGAAAAAAGACTTGTTTAAAAATAAAGCCAGTTTAATGTTGAATGTTAGGGATGCTTTCAATACCCGTAAGTTCTCGATGCACAACTATCTTCCAAACAGAGAAACACAATTTTCGCACCGTTGGATGAGAAGAATGATTACGCTTTCATTTACTTATAGATTCGGTCTTCAAAATTTCGGAAGGAAAGATAATGAACAGAATGGTCAGGATATGGAAGATATGGGCGGTCAACAATTTTAA
- a CDS encoding 3-keto-disaccharide hydrolase, translated as MKRNFMYVLVGAIGLTVASCATKNATATKGADTPAYEVLDLPKVSLKDFKKNSAGAYVLFDGSSLNGWRGYGKDHVPSKWGIDNGTLKFSKAPAGVQNPEGGDLIFAHDFKNFELEFEWKISQGGNSGTFFLAKEIKGQPIYISSPEFQLLDNENHPDAKMGVDGNRKSSSLYDMIPAKPQNAFPAGEWNRAKIVVNKGKVTHYQNDEKVVEYELWTPEWTQLLEASKFSKEKWPLAFELLNNVGGKSKSGVIGFQDHGDDVWLRNITVKEL; from the coding sequence ATGAAAAGAAACTTTATGTATGTATTAGTAGGTGCAATTGGGTTGACTGTTGCTTCGTGTGCAACCAAGAATGCTACTGCAACCAAAGGAGCAGATACTCCTGCCTATGAAGTACTTGATTTGCCTAAAGTATCGCTAAAAGACTTTAAAAAGAACTCCGCTGGAGCCTACGTATTATTTGATGGATCTTCCTTAAATGGCTGGAGAGGTTATGGTAAAGACCATGTACCTAGCAAATGGGGTATTGATAACGGAACTTTAAAATTCTCTAAAGCTCCTGCAGGTGTACAAAACCCAGAAGGCGGGGATTTAATCTTTGCTCATGACTTCAAAAACTTTGAACTGGAGTTTGAATGGAAAATTTCGCAAGGGGGTAACTCAGGGACTTTCTTCTTAGCGAAGGAAATCAAAGGCCAACCGATTTATATTTCAAGTCCAGAGTTTCAATTACTGGACAACGAGAACCATCCTGATGCCAAAATGGGCGTTGATGGCAACCGTAAATCATCTTCATTATACGATATGATTCCTGCGAAACCACAGAATGCATTTCCAGCTGGAGAATGGAACAGAGCAAAAATCGTAGTGAACAAAGGTAAGGTTACACATTACCAAAATGACGAAAAGGTAGTGGAATATGAATTGTGGACTCCAGAATGGACCCAATTGTTGGAAGCTAGTAAATTCAGCAAGGAAAAATGGCCTTTAGCATTTGAATTGTTGAACAACGTAGGTGGTAAATCGAAATCAGGTGTTATCGGATTCCAGGATCATGGCGACGATGTATGGTTGAGAAACATCACTGTAAAAGAATTATAA